A region of Pseudomonas putida DNA encodes the following proteins:
- a CDS encoding MAPEG family protein: MTVALWCILIALVLPPLCALIAKVSSGRFGLKDNHDPRAFLDTLSGLPRRAHAAQQNSYEAFPAFAAAVLVADIVGNAEQVTQDVLGVMYITSRLLYIICYLADWAALRSVVWFAGLALIVSFFVISI; this comes from the coding sequence ATGACCGTTGCCCTGTGGTGCATCCTGATCGCGCTGGTACTGCCGCCGCTTTGTGCATTGATCGCCAAGGTAAGCAGTGGCCGCTTCGGCCTCAAGGACAACCACGATCCGCGTGCCTTCCTCGACACGCTATCGGGCCTGCCACGCCGTGCCCATGCGGCGCAGCAGAACAGCTATGAAGCGTTTCCGGCGTTTGCGGCGGCGGTGCTGGTGGCCGATATCGTCGGCAATGCCGAGCAAGTGACGCAGGACGTGCTGGGCGTGATGTACATCACCAGCCGGTTGCTCTACATCATCTGCTACCTGGCAGACTGGGCGGCGTTGCGATCAGTGGTGTGGTTTGCAGGGTTGGCGCTGATCGTGTCGTTTTTCGTGATTTCCATCTGA
- a CDS encoding murein transglycosylase A: MKSALRHLAWTLPALALLAGCNGGENAKPEPHAIATYANATWQDLPSVSDADLVAGFHAWRNGCEKLKRDAVWAATCEAAANVPDDALQIRAFLQQNLQVYGLRSAENNANGLITGYYEPVYPGSLKPTETNHVAVYGVPDDMIVVDLASVYPELKGKRLRGRLDGRVLKPYDTAEVINREGVKAPVLAWLTDPMDLQFLQIQGSGRVQLEDGRQLRLGYADQNGHPYRPIGRWLVEQGQLKKEEVSMGSIHAWAQANPQRVPQLLASNPSYVFFSTRPDSNEGPRGSLNVPLTAGYSVAIDRKVIPLGSLLWLSTTRPDGTPVVRPVGAQDTGGAIAGEVRADLFWGTGPEAGELAGNMKQQGQIWMLWPKGKPLPEVPKVP; encoded by the coding sequence ATGAAATCTGCCCTGCGCCACCTGGCCTGGACACTCCCGGCGCTAGCCCTGCTGGCCGGCTGCAACGGCGGCGAGAACGCCAAGCCTGAACCCCATGCCATTGCCACCTACGCCAATGCCACCTGGCAGGACCTGCCCAGCGTCAGCGACGCCGACCTGGTAGCCGGCTTCCACGCGTGGCGCAATGGCTGCGAAAAGCTCAAGCGTGATGCGGTCTGGGCCGCTACCTGTGAGGCCGCTGCCAACGTGCCCGACGATGCCCTGCAAATACGCGCTTTCCTGCAGCAAAACCTGCAGGTCTATGGGCTGCGTTCGGCCGAAAACAACGCCAACGGCTTGATCACCGGTTACTACGAGCCGGTCTACCCAGGCAGCCTGAAACCGACTGAAACCAACCACGTCGCGGTGTACGGCGTGCCCGACGACATGATCGTGGTCGACCTCGCCAGCGTGTATCCGGAGCTCAAGGGCAAGCGCCTGCGTGGGCGCCTAGATGGCCGGGTGCTCAAGCCCTACGACACTGCCGAAGTCATCAACCGTGAGGGCGTCAAGGCCCCGGTGCTGGCTTGGCTGACCGACCCGATGGACCTGCAGTTCCTGCAGATCCAGGGTTCGGGCCGGGTCCAACTGGAAGATGGCCGTCAGCTGCGCCTGGGTTATGCCGACCAGAATGGCCACCCCTATCGGCCGATCGGTCGCTGGCTGGTGGAACAGGGCCAATTGAAGAAGGAAGAGGTCAGCATGGGCAGCATTCATGCCTGGGCCCAGGCCAACCCCCAGCGGGTACCGCAACTGCTGGCCAGCAACCCCAGCTACGTGTTTTTCAGCACCCGCCCCGACAGCAACGAAGGCCCGCGCGGCTCACTCAACGTGCCGCTGACCGCAGGGTACAGCGTGGCCATCGACCGCAAGGTGATTCCACTGGGCAGCCTGCTTTGGTTGTCTACCACGCGCCCGGATGGTACGCCGGTGGTGCGGCCTGTTGGGGCTCAGGATACCGGGGGTGCCATTGCCGGCGAGGTGCGCGCAGACCTGTTCTGGGGGACCGGGCCTGAAGCGGGCGAGCTGGCCGGGAACATGAAACAGCAAGGGCAGATCTGGATGCTTTGGCCTAAAGGCAAACCGCTGCCTGAAGTACCGAAAGTGCCTTGA
- a CDS encoding c-type cytochrome encodes MFKRLTVVLLAALALSACDRVDPNSPLGQRKVIFKDMLKASEDLGGMLRGRLPFDGVKFSEGAVKLDSLSHQPWQHFPQARDGGDSSARAEVWERQARFHELARQLEGVTGELVDATRGQSPDAARLKGSMDKVEAACKACHTEFRNH; translated from the coding sequence ATGTTCAAGCGATTGACCGTTGTTCTGCTCGCAGCCCTTGCCCTGAGTGCCTGTGACCGTGTTGACCCAAACTCGCCGCTGGGCCAGCGAAAGGTGATCTTCAAGGACATGCTCAAGGCCAGCGAGGACTTGGGCGGCATGCTGCGCGGTCGTTTGCCGTTCGACGGGGTGAAGTTCTCCGAAGGGGCAGTGAAGCTCGATAGCTTGTCGCATCAACCGTGGCAGCACTTTCCTCAGGCGCGTGATGGGGGCGACAGCAGCGCGCGAGCCGAGGTGTGGGAGCGCCAGGCCCGGTTCCATGAGCTTGCCCGGCAACTGGAGGGCGTGACCGGTGAGTTGGTCGATGCGACCCGGGGCCAGTCGCCGGACGCGGCGCGGTTGAAAGGGTCGATGGACAAGGTCGAGGCAGCGTGCAAGGCCTGTCATACCGAGTTTCGCAATCATTGA
- a CDS encoding DUF1090 domain-containing protein: protein MKPISTLFLLATLGLAAGAAQAAQPDAGLTGCAAKRSAIENQLKIARDHGNSDQVAGLEQALEGAKNCTDSSLRKEREQKVLDARHEVAQREKDLKKAEKKGDAEKINKRKDKLAESRKELQEAVDELDR, encoded by the coding sequence ATGAAACCTATTTCGACTCTTTTCCTGCTCGCAACGCTTGGTTTGGCTGCCGGCGCCGCGCAAGCCGCCCAGCCGGATGCCGGCCTGACCGGCTGCGCCGCCAAACGCAGCGCTATCGAGAACCAACTGAAAATTGCCCGCGATCATGGCAACAGTGACCAGGTCGCGGGGCTTGAGCAGGCGCTCGAAGGCGCAAAAAACTGCACCGATAGCAGCCTGCGTAAAGAGCGCGAACAAAAAGTACTCGATGCACGTCACGAAGTTGCGCAGCGCGAAAAAGACCTGAAGAAGGCCGAAAAGAAAGGCGATGCAGAAAAGATAAACAAGCGTAAGGACAAACTCGCAGAATCCAGAAAGGAACTGCAGGAAGCCGTGGACGAACTGGACCGCTGA